In Micromonospora sp. LH3U1, one genomic interval encodes:
- a CDS encoding DoxX family protein, with product MFVAYVTVTILAAVFTGVAAVTYLIGHDYPKAQVDMKRLPRSWVPVLGTLLAAGSLGLLAGFAVPLLGTLAAAGLVLYFVGALVAHLRVGSRQLVGWAVFFATAVAALAVNLGYHSDAW from the coding sequence ATGTTCGTCGCTTACGTCACGGTCACCATCCTCGCGGCGGTCTTCACCGGAGTCGCCGCCGTCACCTACCTGATCGGCCACGACTATCCGAAGGCACAGGTGGACATGAAGCGCCTGCCCCGGTCCTGGGTGCCGGTGTTGGGGACGTTGCTGGCAGCCGGCTCGTTGGGGCTGCTGGCCGGGTTCGCCGTGCCGCTGCTGGGCACCCTCGCCGCCGCTGGCCTCGTGCTGTACTTCGTCGGCGCGCTCGTCGCGCACCTGCGCGTCGGTTCCCGCCAGCTCGTGGGATGGGCCGTGTTCTTCGCCACCGCGGTGGCCGCGCTGGCCGTGAACCTGGGCTACCACTCGGATGCGTGGTGA